A region from the Carboxydothermus pertinax genome encodes:
- a CDS encoding metal-sensitive transcriptional regulator produces the protein MYVRDKEGILRRLKLLEGQIRGIAKMVEEDRYCIDILNQIEACKGALEKVALLVLEGHLKGCVKRAIKTGEEEPVIQELLEVLDKFIK, from the coding sequence ATGTACGTTCGCGATAAAGAAGGCATCTTAAGACGATTAAAGCTTTTGGAAGGACAAATTAGAGGCATTGCTAAGATGGTAGAAGAAGACCGCTACTGTATTGATATTTTAAACCAGATTGAGGCTTGTAAAGGTGCGCTGGAAAAGGTTGCCCTTTTAGTTTTGGAAGGCCATTTAAAAGGCTGTGTAAAAAGGGCAATAAAGACCGGCGAGGAAGAGCCGGTGATTCAAGAGCTGTTAGAGGTTTTAGATAAATTTATTAAATAA
- a CDS encoding cation transporter — MCETCGAHSHNAEQTVVLKVEGMTCNHCKMSVEKALYKVEGVKMAAVNLAEGLATVLFDPNLATVEQMKLAVEKAGYEVVGVQ, encoded by the coding sequence ATGTGTGAAACTTGTGGAGCTCACAGCCACAATGCTGAGCAAACGGTAGTTTTAAAAGTTGAGGGCATGACCTGCAACCACTGCAAAATGTCGGTGGAAAAGGCCCTCTATAAGGTAGAAGGGGTTAAAATGGCCGCTGTAAATTTAGCCGAAGGGCTAGCAACGGTTTTATTTGACCCTAACTTAGCTACTGTTGAGCAAATGAAATTAGCGGTAGAAAAAGCAGGTTACGAAGTTGTAGGGGTACAATAA
- a CDS encoding heavy metal translocating P-type ATPase has translation METVNLKVYGMSCAACVKKVEKGVSGIPGVEQVVVNLINNQVAVKYDPGKTGIKDFATVIEELGYEMGVNDYKFRVEGMTCAACVQKVEKVARGFNGVLEATVNLPAQTLTVKAYEGVLDVGRLKREIRELGYEIFNYEEIDPLAREREAREKEIRHQRLKMLVVWPLALLAMLGTMHNLWIFKYFVPEFLGNNYFLMAITTPVVIYGGYEFFVKSYQGLKRGVTDMNLLYATGIGSAYIIAVINTLFPKAGFGGPKATFFESAALLTAFIILGRYLEALTRGRTSEALRKLISLKPKTARVLIDGAEKEIPADEVEIGDLVVVRPGETIPVDGVVERGTAAVDESMLTGESLPVDKEEGSHVLGGSIIKTGALTIKATRVGKETSLSRIIKLMEEAQTTKAPLQNLADVVAGNFILGVHLLALAAFFFWFFYGYQAFFTPETRFLMSPAKIAEVGVFGFSMLVSLTVLVISCPCAVGLAMPSAIMAGTGKGAEYGVLFKNAEVIEKMTKVKVIAFDKTGTITKGEPEVTDLIPFEINEQQLLELAGVAEKLSEHPLAQAIVKKYREVNKAEPAEPTTFHNIPGKGIIASFARVNILAGSEKFLLENNVDTALTREIAEKLKAEGKTLVYFAADHRLVGVIALADTVKESSAKAIELLKRKGYIPVMLTGDNEVTARAIAQKVGISEVVAGVLPEGKVEAIKTYQEKGYLVAMAGDGINDAPALTASDVGIAMGTGTDIAKEAGEVVVVKGDLLDIVNALDIARATFGKVKQNFFWAFVYNTLGIPFAAGVFYPFTHSLVSPELAALLMAFSSVSVTLNTLLLKRFKPSGKAVV, from the coding sequence ATGGAGACGGTTAATTTAAAAGTTTACGGGATGAGCTGTGCAGCTTGCGTGAAAAAGGTAGAAAAGGGTGTATCGGGAATTCCCGGGGTAGAGCAGGTAGTGGTAAATCTCATCAATAATCAGGTAGCAGTAAAATATGACCCGGGAAAAACTGGTATTAAAGATTTTGCAACGGTCATTGAGGAATTAGGCTATGAGATGGGAGTTAATGACTACAAGTTCCGGGTGGAAGGCATGACTTGCGCTGCTTGCGTACAGAAAGTGGAAAAAGTGGCCCGGGGCTTTAATGGCGTCCTGGAAGCCACTGTGAATTTGCCGGCACAAACGCTTACGGTTAAAGCTTACGAAGGGGTTTTAGATGTTGGACGCCTTAAGAGGGAAATCCGGGAACTGGGGTATGAAATCTTTAATTATGAGGAAATTGACCCCTTGGCCAGGGAGCGAGAAGCCCGGGAAAAGGAAATTCGCCATCAAAGGCTAAAAATGCTGGTGGTCTGGCCGTTGGCGCTGTTGGCAATGCTGGGAACGATGCATAATTTATGGATTTTTAAATATTTCGTGCCGGAATTTTTGGGAAACAACTATTTCTTAATGGCCATAACCACGCCGGTGGTTATTTATGGTGGTTATGAGTTTTTTGTTAAAAGTTATCAGGGTTTAAAACGCGGAGTTACCGATATGAACCTTTTGTATGCTACCGGTATTGGCTCAGCCTATATAATTGCAGTGATTAATACCTTATTTCCAAAAGCTGGTTTTGGCGGACCCAAAGCTACTTTCTTTGAATCTGCCGCTCTTTTGACTGCATTTATTATCCTGGGGCGGTATTTAGAAGCTTTAACCCGGGGCAGAACTTCGGAAGCTTTAAGAAAATTAATCAGTTTAAAACCAAAAACTGCCCGGGTGCTAATTGACGGTGCGGAGAAGGAAATTCCTGCTGATGAGGTGGAGATTGGTGATTTGGTAGTAGTGCGACCCGGGGAGACGATCCCGGTGGACGGGGTTGTTGAGCGGGGAACGGCTGCTGTGGACGAATCAATGTTGACCGGTGAAAGTCTACCCGTGGATAAAGAAGAAGGAAGTCATGTTTTGGGAGGCAGTATCATAAAAACCGGTGCTTTAACCATCAAAGCAACTCGGGTGGGAAAAGAAACTTCGTTATCCCGGATAATAAAACTTATGGAAGAAGCTCAAACTACCAAAGCTCCTTTGCAAAATCTTGCCGATGTGGTGGCGGGAAACTTTATTCTGGGCGTGCATTTACTCGCGCTGGCCGCGTTTTTCTTCTGGTTTTTTTACGGCTACCAGGCGTTTTTCACTCCTGAAACCCGCTTTTTAATGTCTCCCGCGAAGATTGCCGAAGTAGGGGTTTTTGGTTTTTCCATGCTGGTAAGCTTAACGGTGCTGGTAATTTCCTGCCCCTGTGCAGTGGGCCTTGCTATGCCCAGTGCTATCATGGCGGGGACCGGTAAAGGAGCCGAATACGGAGTTTTGTTTAAAAACGCCGAGGTAATTGAAAAAATGACCAAAGTAAAAGTAATAGCCTTTGATAAAACCGGCACCATTACCAAAGGAGAGCCGGAAGTGACGGATCTCATTCCTTTCGAAATAAACGAACAGCAACTGCTTGAACTTGCTGGAGTAGCCGAAAAATTATCGGAGCATCCCCTGGCTCAGGCCATCGTCAAAAAATACCGCGAGGTAAACAAGGCTGAGCCTGCAGAGCCTACGACCTTTCATAATATACCAGGAAAAGGAATTATTGCTTCCTTTGCCCGCGTCAATATTCTGGCGGGGAGTGAAAAGTTTCTGCTGGAAAACAATGTCGATACGGCGCTTACCAGAGAAATTGCCGAAAAACTAAAAGCTGAAGGGAAAACCCTGGTTTATTTTGCTGCCGATCATCGGTTAGTCGGAGTTATAGCCCTTGCTGATACCGTTAAAGAAAGTTCCGCCAAAGCAATTGAACTTTTAAAGAGAAAAGGATACATTCCGGTAATGCTGACCGGGGATAATGAAGTTACCGCCAGGGCTATTGCCCAAAAGGTGGGAATTTCCGAAGTGGTGGCCGGCGTCTTACCCGAAGGCAAGGTGGAAGCAATTAAAACTTATCAGGAGAAGGGATATCTGGTAGCCATGGCGGGGGACGGTATCAACGATGCACCTGCCTTAACAGCTTCCGATGTGGGGATAGCCATGGGTACCGGTACTGACATTGCCAAGGAAGCTGGAGAAGTGGTTGTGGTAAAAGGGGACCTATTAGATATTGTCAATGCTTTAGACATTGCCCGGGCAACTTTTGGTAAAGTCAAGCAAAATTTCTTCTGGGCTTTTGTGTATAACACCCTGGGAATACCTTTTGCAGCGGGAGTCTTTTATCCCTTCACCCATTCCCTGGTAAGCCCGGAGCTGGCTGCTCTACTGATGGCTTTTAGCTCGGTGTCGGTGACCTTAAATACTCTACTCTTAAAAAGATTTAAGCCTTCCGGAAAGGCGGTGGTGTAA
- a CDS encoding DNA double-strand break repair nuclease NurA: MFDLSPELQNKLRELNSLLKNRRENLKNRVAIREMLKKRGAKFISLKNYASNENLLITGIDGSVNYYGVYPYRIFFFQAYAATPKGDKIIVSDVKAPFLEDKPDDDPKDRVLPALELEASLKAIDRFKPDVMLFDGGFIRYRRHAPERWEQVEKALLEKDVLGIGIIEEAQSQAIAKILTDRIGIYDREILFGLLNPGEALFFDETLKEGFFTVFARLSRHPQAIAVDFLESQKERAKMALELLYALTPEGSRGIPFFLDVIDSKTKLSKETVEILLASCFDREILELYLRPLREERLL; the protein is encoded by the coding sequence ATGTTTGATTTAAGCCCGGAACTCCAAAATAAACTTCGTGAATTAAATAGTTTATTAAAAAACCGCCGGGAAAATTTAAAAAACCGGGTGGCCATAAGAGAAATGCTTAAAAAGCGTGGAGCTAAATTTATTAGCCTTAAGAATTATGCCAGCAACGAAAACCTCCTCATTACCGGAATAGATGGTTCGGTAAATTACTACGGAGTCTACCCCTATCGCATCTTTTTTTTCCAGGCCTATGCGGCAACTCCAAAAGGCGATAAAATTATAGTAAGCGATGTTAAAGCACCTTTTTTAGAGGATAAACCAGATGATGATCCCAAAGATCGTGTGCTGCCGGCTTTAGAGCTTGAAGCTTCTTTAAAAGCAATAGACCGGTTTAAGCCGGATGTAATGCTTTTTGATGGGGGGTTTATCCGTTACCGCCGGCACGCTCCCGAAAGGTGGGAACAGGTGGAAAAGGCCCTTTTGGAAAAAGATGTCTTAGGAATTGGAATTATTGAAGAAGCCCAGTCTCAGGCAATTGCCAAAATCTTAACCGACCGGATAGGGATTTACGACCGGGAAATTCTTTTTGGCCTATTAAACCCCGGAGAGGCGCTTTTCTTTGACGAAACCTTAAAAGAAGGTTTCTTTACGGTTTTTGCAAGACTTAGCAGGCATCCCCAGGCTATTGCGGTGGATTTTTTAGAGAGTCAAAAAGAGCGGGCGAAGATGGCTTTAGAGCTTTTATATGCTCTAACTCCAGAAGGTTCTCGCGGAATTCCTTTTTTCCTTGATGTCATCGATTCCAAGACTAAATTATCGAAAGAAACGGTAGAGATACTCCTTGCTTCTTGTTTTGACCGGGAAATCTTAGAGTTATACTTACGACCGCTTCGGGAAGAGCGGCTGCTTTAA
- a CDS encoding ATP-binding protein, translated as MRVIGISTQQFVYLASEKKKFSVNEILIVEDPDLGNLRGVVIEAKSLNRYLPLSFEKGAVLDQKVLESLTKLGFNLGEEEVNIAYVRLLDTASFPIKVGASARIPTFAEVSDLLVRQTPDKGLILGEIAGSEALGPLPPEYSNLYCLLENNEPVAGRGVPFIFDYRSMADYPHVGIFGGSGSGKSFGLRVFLEELMAKKIPCLVFDPHGEMEFSEPYPGIPKEIARDYRERYLALKIGEEVGIRFSDLTTPELISLLNSISGISESMESAVEALFEPGRDSEITFSDKLKALIEALENEKQFKGSTLSDYLEGEALKRYLYVRDIYEKYGYRVNQYQSLKGILWRFESLRAKNLFSKSVSLAESALLQRKTVVIRGNLSLLKIYSAYIIRKMYYARRNYVDLRTFGEAGEYFPPFFIVTDEAHNFAPKGDKETPTRRILREIAQEGRKYGVFLTLATQRPALLDETITAQLSTKFIFRTVRATDIGTIREETDITGEEAAKLPYLPSGLAYISSAWIGRTIPVKIRATHTKSPYTENPFDELIEQGSKADEKLFAAIKKFLPLKTTSLNALLPYIGDELGKEISYDEVLTFLNDQVEKGILIKTDHNPFGYEYALKE; from the coding sequence TTGCGCGTTATTGGTATTAGTACCCAGCAGTTTGTTTATCTGGCTTCGGAGAAAAAGAAGTTTTCGGTAAATGAAATCTTAATTGTAGAAGATCCCGATTTAGGGAATTTACGTGGGGTAGTAATTGAAGCCAAATCTCTAAACCGCTATCTTCCCTTATCTTTTGAGAAAGGTGCGGTTTTAGACCAAAAAGTTTTGGAGAGCTTAACAAAACTTGGGTTTAATCTTGGAGAAGAGGAAGTAAATATTGCTTATGTGCGCTTGTTAGATACGGCATCCTTTCCCATAAAAGTAGGAGCAAGCGCCCGGATCCCAACTTTTGCGGAAGTTTCTGACCTTTTGGTACGACAAACCCCGGATAAAGGACTTATCTTAGGAGAAATTGCCGGTAGTGAAGCTTTAGGCCCACTACCGCCGGAATATTCTAATTTGTATTGTCTCTTAGAAAATAACGAGCCAGTAGCAGGCAGGGGTGTACCTTTTATTTTTGATTATCGTTCCATGGCCGATTACCCTCATGTGGGGATTTTTGGCGGTTCGGGGTCGGGAAAATCCTTTGGTCTAAGGGTGTTTTTAGAAGAACTGATGGCTAAAAAAATTCCTTGTCTTGTTTTTGACCCCCACGGGGAAATGGAGTTTTCTGAACCCTATCCGGGAATCCCCAAAGAAATTGCCCGGGACTACCGGGAGCGGTATCTTGCTTTAAAAATCGGTGAAGAAGTGGGGATACGTTTTTCCGACCTTACCACCCCGGAGCTTATAAGCCTTTTAAATTCAATAAGCGGCATCAGTGAATCGATGGAAAGTGCTGTGGAAGCACTGTTTGAGCCCGGGCGGGACAGTGAGATTACTTTTTCGGATAAATTAAAAGCTTTAATTGAAGCTTTAGAAAATGAAAAACAGTTTAAAGGCTCAACTCTTTCCGACTATTTAGAAGGGGAAGCTCTGAAAAGGTATCTTTACGTCCGGGATATTTACGAAAAATATGGCTACCGGGTAAACCAGTACCAGAGCTTAAAAGGTATTCTCTGGCGCTTTGAAAGCTTAAGGGCCAAAAATCTCTTTTCTAAATCCGTCTCATTAGCCGAATCTGCCCTTTTGCAGAGAAAAACGGTAGTAATTCGAGGAAATTTAAGCCTTCTTAAAATCTATTCGGCGTATATAATAAGAAAAATGTACTATGCCCGGAGAAATTATGTGGATTTACGCACCTTTGGGGAAGCGGGCGAGTATTTTCCGCCGTTTTTCATTGTTACCGATGAAGCCCATAACTTTGCTCCTAAAGGGGATAAGGAAACCCCTACCCGCAGGATATTACGGGAAATAGCCCAGGAAGGACGAAAGTACGGGGTATTCTTAACTCTGGCGACTCAGCGCCCTGCTTTGTTGGACGAAACCATAACCGCCCAGCTGTCTACCAAATTTATTTTCCGCACGGTCCGAGCAACTGACATTGGCACCATCCGCGAGGAAACCGATATTACCGGGGAAGAAGCGGCGAAACTTCCCTACCTGCCTTCGGGTTTAGCTTATATAAGCTCTGCCTGGATTGGAAGGACCATCCCGGTGAAAATCCGGGCAACTCATACTAAAAGCCCGTACACCGAAAATCCCTTTGATGAACTAATAGAGCAGGGAAGTAAAGCTGATGAGAAATTATTTGCTGCCATAAAAAAGTTTCTTCCCCTTAAAACCACTTCACTAAATGCTCTTTTACCTTATATTGGTGATGAATTAGGAAAGGAAATAAGTTATGATGAGGTTTTAACTTTTTTAAATGACCAGGTGGAAAAAGGTATCCTTATTAAAACAGATCACAACCCTTTTGGTTACGAGTATGCCTTAAAGGAGTAG
- a CDS encoding metallophosphoesterase family protein, which produces MRFLYITDTHFRGNSPQNRLDDFPQTLRKKMEEVVQTAQSFQVDAVFHGGDLFEVPNPAINVVGDVVRFLKDLRKPFYIVPGNHDLFGQNPQTLSRTMLGLLGQVGLIKILEAGEKVFFEENGIKLQLTGQGYHFDLDTERGREGYLVKNKEADLAIHIVHGMLLDRPFLQTVAYTLIDDIKDTQADLTLTGHAHLGFKEVTVNHRKFLNPGALVRTTVLAAEVNRRPQMVLIEAGRDGITTKLLPLKSALPGEQVLNIEKATEMKLREERLARIKSEVRTSGDFRSLKLENILKEIAQKEQLPEEVRIEAIKRIAQAEIEMAREGGEDVS; this is translated from the coding sequence ATGCGCTTTTTGTATATAACCGATACCCATTTTCGGGGTAATTCGCCCCAGAACCGGCTGGATGATTTTCCGCAAACTTTACGCAAAAAAATGGAGGAAGTGGTCCAAACGGCCCAAAGCTTTCAGGTAGATGCGGTTTTTCATGGGGGCGATTTATTTGAAGTACCCAACCCTGCCATTAATGTGGTGGGCGATGTGGTGCGTTTTTTAAAAGATCTGAGAAAGCCTTTTTACATTGTTCCCGGTAACCATGATCTTTTCGGTCAAAATCCCCAAACTTTAAGTCGCACCATGCTGGGGTTACTGGGGCAGGTGGGGCTTATAAAAATTCTAGAAGCTGGAGAAAAAGTGTTTTTTGAAGAGAACGGGATAAAACTCCAGCTTACCGGTCAGGGATACCACTTTGACCTTGATACCGAACGCGGCCGGGAAGGCTATCTGGTAAAAAATAAAGAAGCGGATTTAGCTATCCACATCGTTCACGGGATGCTGTTAGATCGGCCGTTTCTCCAGACAGTGGCTTATACCTTAATTGATGATATAAAAGATACCCAGGCCGATTTAACTTTAACCGGTCATGCTCACTTAGGTTTTAAAGAAGTTACCGTAAATCACCGCAAATTTTTAAATCCCGGGGCCTTGGTCCGGACTACTGTACTGGCAGCGGAAGTAAACCGTAGGCCGCAGATGGTTTTAATTGAAGCAGGGAGAGACGGGATTACGACAAAGCTTTTACCTCTAAAGTCTGCCCTTCCCGGGGAGCAGGTCTTAAATATTGAAAAAGCAACGGAAATGAAACTAAGAGAAGAACGGCTGGCCCGGATAAAAAGCGAAGTGCGCACCTCCGGCGATTTTCGAAGCCTAAAACTGGAAAACATCTTAAAAGAAATCGCCCAAAAAGAGCAACTTCCCGAAGAAGTCCGGATTGAGGCAATTAAGCGTATAGCGCAAGCCGAAATAGAAATGGCCCGGGAGGGTGGGGAAGATGTATCTTGA
- a CDS encoding AAA family ATPase — protein MYLEKLILVNFQSHKYTEFNFEPGLNVIVGESDRGKTAVLRALRWLFYNEPKGTEFIRVGEKEARVTAYFSNGLILSRERSERKNRYVLMKPGEEPVVFEKFGQEVPPEIVEALRIHKVRLDKDWEVALNLGSQLEPPFLLFESGTRKAKAIGQFQGVHLLDYAAKSVSRDIRSIDEEIRYKNNEITALKEKLTEFTDLPELFAQLNNLKTRKFIAKDAFERLNTLNALWENLIQTKQKIRENQQILKTLATVSIEKYEKIEALYKHYQDLTRLKTTYQGIILKKEEAMEIVKLTTTMPEVQELHSDALNLYFKVKTLRQLLEKYQKSREQRKRLMFFIRELKPVEETNQEYQNLLPKYRLWQDLVKSQREWQKLLKHKNYYAGIIYKYRKIPEASQKVKELEEKLKRYEEFCHLLTTLQTIKHKKKEQEKVVEKITRQVVNLQNQYREELLKAGRCPTCNTPLDEATVRKIIFS, from the coding sequence ATGTATCTTGAAAAATTAATTTTAGTTAATTTTCAGTCCCATAAGTACACGGAGTTTAATTTTGAGCCAGGCTTAAATGTCATCGTTGGGGAATCGGACCGGGGTAAAACTGCTGTTTTAAGGGCTTTACGCTGGCTTTTTTATAACGAACCTAAAGGTACAGAGTTTATCCGGGTGGGGGAGAAAGAGGCTCGGGTGACAGCCTATTTTTCCAATGGCTTGATTCTTTCCCGGGAAAGAAGTGAGCGGAAAAATCGTTATGTTTTAATGAAGCCCGGGGAAGAACCGGTAGTTTTTGAAAAATTTGGCCAGGAAGTTCCACCGGAAATTGTTGAAGCTTTAAGGATTCACAAAGTTCGCTTAGATAAAGATTGGGAAGTCGCTTTAAACCTGGGAAGCCAGTTAGAACCTCCCTTTTTACTGTTTGAATCGGGTACCCGTAAGGCTAAAGCAATTGGCCAATTTCAGGGAGTTCATTTGTTAGATTATGCGGCCAAAAGTGTTTCCCGGGACATTAGAAGTATCGATGAGGAAATCCGTTATAAAAACAATGAAATTACTGCCTTAAAGGAGAAACTTACCGAATTTACCGATTTACCGGAATTATTTGCCCAACTAAATAACTTAAAAACCCGGAAATTCATTGCTAAAGATGCTTTTGAACGCTTAAATACCTTAAACGCTCTTTGGGAAAATTTAATTCAAACCAAACAAAAGATTAGAGAAAACCAGCAGATATTAAAAACCTTAGCGACAGTATCCATAGAAAAGTATGAAAAGATTGAAGCCCTTTATAAACATTACCAGGATTTAACCAGGCTAAAAACTACCTATCAGGGAATTATTTTAAAGAAAGAAGAAGCTATGGAGATTGTTAAACTAACTACTACAATGCCAGAGGTTCAGGAACTTCACAGCGATGCCTTAAACCTTTACTTTAAGGTTAAAACCTTGCGTCAACTTTTGGAAAAATACCAAAAGAGCAGAGAGCAGAGAAAAAGGCTTATGTTCTTTATCCGCGAATTAAAACCTGTAGAGGAGACCAATCAAGAGTACCAAAATCTTTTGCCAAAATATAGATTATGGCAGGATTTGGTTAAAAGTCAGCGGGAGTGGCAAAAGCTTTTAAAACACAAAAACTACTATGCCGGGATAATTTATAAATACCGGAAAATTCCTGAAGCTTCGCAAAAAGTAAAAGAATTAGAAGAAAAATTAAAACGATACGAGGAGTTTTGCCACCTTTTAACTACCCTGCAAACGATAAAACATAAAAAAAAGGAACAGGAGAAAGTAGTTGAAAAAATTACCCGGCAGGTTGTAAATCTCCAAAATCAGTACCGAGAAGAACTTTTAAAAGCGGGCCGGTGCCCAACCTGTAATACCCCTTTAGATGAAGCAACCGTTCGGAAAATCATTTTTTCGTAA
- a CDS encoding ATPase, giving the protein MMEKLTKLETAINLLEQHYLLRQGQKAQLEMELQEKEQKLQELAKEREKLEKTRYLLLIAGQYAREQAKKYLEDIATSTLQYVFGPEISLEIELAEKAGSNTAEFYVVSDYGSLKVKNRPEDARGGGVVDILSLALRIFLLSAVEPKIEGPLLLDEPGKHVSEEFIGSLALFLKETSRHFGRQVIMVTHNQHLAGIADKAFLVELKEGTSEIKELTI; this is encoded by the coding sequence ATGATGGAAAAATTAACCAAGCTCGAGACGGCAATTAATCTTTTAGAGCAACATTATCTCCTTCGTCAGGGGCAAAAGGCTCAACTGGAAATGGAACTTCAAGAAAAAGAACAAAAGCTACAGGAATTAGCAAAAGAAAGGGAAAAACTGGAGAAAACCCGGTATCTTTTATTAATTGCCGGGCAATATGCCCGGGAACAGGCCAAAAAATATTTGGAAGATATTGCTACCAGTACTCTTCAGTACGTTTTCGGTCCCGAAATATCTCTGGAAATTGAACTTGCCGAAAAGGCAGGGTCCAATACTGCAGAATTTTATGTAGTTTCGGATTATGGTAGCCTTAAAGTTAAAAACCGCCCTGAGGATGCTCGGGGCGGTGGTGTAGTAGATATTTTATCTTTAGCTTTACGCATCTTTCTTTTAAGTGCGGTAGAGCCAAAGATTGAAGGTCCGCTCCTTCTAGATGAACCGGGGAAACATGTTTCGGAGGAGTTTATTGGGTCCTTGGCGCTGTTTTTAAAAGAAACCTCCCGCCATTTTGGCCGCCAGGTAATCATGGTAACTCATAACCAGCACCTAGCAGGCATTGCCGATAAAGCTTTTTTGGTAGAATTAAAAGAGGGAACTTCCGAAATTAAAGAGTTAACTATTTAG
- a CDS encoding GGDEF domain-containing protein, translating to MNKKIMMLILIFLLFLLNDYKSLLVTPFAVTLGILFTGYGLTLKKPLNRYTVILTIYIFSSFYFIFNWRNSLSYPLVLLLSVYFYVEDIKNSYFPLFFLAIPIGMLLSTIFYHTPFDLTSIFKPFLTIALSEIFLKLAFYKTLLPLKFSEHLESAEVKNVKELLMLSYTDSLTGLYNRRLLEEEAKMLDWQASQSSLEYALLLADIDFFKQYNDTLGHLAGDEALKQIATSIKSSVRTQDKVFRFGGEEFLIILPQTSPEKARQIAERIRHAVARNQKIPLTLSIGIGHYPQNAKSFWDVVKIADEALYKAKNKGRNTVYLLNS from the coding sequence ATGAACAAAAAAATAATGATGTTGATTCTTATTTTTTTACTATTTCTCTTAAACGATTATAAATCCCTCTTGGTTACGCCTTTTGCAGTCACTCTAGGAATATTATTTACCGGATATGGATTAACTTTAAAAAAACCCTTAAACCGTTACACGGTTATTTTAACCATCTATATCTTTAGTAGTTTTTACTTTATCTTCAACTGGAGAAATAGCCTATCGTATCCACTGGTCTTACTTTTAAGCGTTTATTTTTATGTGGAAGATATAAAAAATTCGTATTTCCCGCTTTTTTTTCTAGCGATCCCTATTGGCATGCTACTTTCTACTATTTTTTATCACACCCCTTTTGATTTGACAAGTATTTTTAAACCATTCTTAACAATTGCCTTGTCAGAAATTTTTTTAAAATTGGCCTTTTATAAAACCCTTTTGCCATTAAAATTTTCAGAACACCTTGAAAGCGCCGAGGTTAAAAACGTAAAGGAGCTACTTATGCTTTCATATACCGATAGTTTAACAGGCTTATACAACCGCCGTCTTTTAGAAGAAGAAGCTAAAATGCTTGACTGGCAGGCAAGCCAGTCAAGTCTTGAATATGCCCTTTTGCTGGCGGATATAGACTTTTTTAAGCAATATAACGATACGCTGGGACACCTGGCCGGAGATGAAGCTTTAAAACAAATCGCCACTAGCATAAAAAGCTCGGTAAGAACCCAGGATAAAGTTTTTCGCTTTGGCGGGGAAGAATTTCTTATTATCCTGCCGCAAACCTCCCCGGAAAAAGCCCGCCAAATTGCGGAACGGATCCGCCATGCTGTGGCCAGAAACCAAAAAATACCCCTTACCCTTAGTATAGGGATTGGGCACTACCCGCAAAATGCCAAATCTTTTTGGGATGTAGTAAAAATTGCCGATGAAGCCCTGTATAAAGCCAAAAATAAAGGGCGGAATACCGTTTACCTTCTAAATAGTTAA